The following proteins come from a genomic window of Hydractinia symbiolongicarpus strain clone_291-10 chromosome 2, HSymV2.1, whole genome shotgun sequence:
- the LOC130627797 gene encoding uncharacterized protein LOC130627797 codes for MTYLKNLVEGPAASSHMKKLLKLEQANNLTNIETLRNVFVNVETQVRSLENLDVTSENYGPLLIPVLMSKLPEELNLIITRQFNDKDCWDMKLPHDNNPFSSLALPVHYSHQSNRDLPHNQHNYRNHQNNQNNYRCIFCDKSHKLQQCRIITNFDARKNVLRDKKRCFVCLKGGHLAKSCYSKISCLKCSGRHHVVICDKKWDVDQGRRDKDEPNKKNQKMLLVPLRWLQAQIRSTFRVPLCCKPLKLKLLILLILQKLFDNCSHLSYISPEVQFSVIGLDGDKIKVDCDVKNICHPLTGQNLKNKHLKDLRLTDSNCNNRDLDDLLGADNYWKFFYGSIVRGADGPVALNSMVGYIVSGRIGSRKRSRSAVLVANVLKIRAEFVEDKLDNQLEKFWSFENAGIEKQPAVKNFCENVKFSAQTKRYEVRLLYDVLPDNYCVSLKRLESLRHKLKNNPLLLRNYNSMLKEQPEQGIIERVTNNDCAKRQVHYLPHRPVLRYDKPSIKVRMVFDASSKSVGLALLNDCFATLIKHAESFNHVDPLFVQKLLSSLHVDHLISGGATVNAAHDFYQKCKQRLAEANFNLHKFHSNSEELEQLVTKPHVAYTGHVTKVLGVLWDKKKDSLLFTFDDILWLAKDIATKRQLIKFTASIYYPLGLINPIVMRLKKHCFKKTCVGKIGWDIELSGQVLDEWRVTHNDFKSVSHLNIPRCYDGENIVDVQLHGFSDASLKGYVTSKSRIAPIEPVTIPRLELYGAVILAKLVKYVRDELSLVYDITVTRCWIDSSIILYWIKNVNKRYEVVVERRVGIIRDLVLPDSWFHVESKANPADILSRGCLVSELVNNLWFSGPDFLRDTNILASSFNFSNFKVDDATCLIVGNDKSEESTEEEVDLNFMNIAQYSNYTRLLRITALVLRFVGNLRKKRLKEELVLHTFVTKDEQLHAEKLWIKYAQKDIIQLPSYKQLQKDLRFQNIDGIIRCKGRLENAPLDFDTKFPIFLPKNNPLTKLVILHYHVQVLHNDLKETLNAIRSKFWIPKARNYIKQLIRQCHLCRYYEGKSYAYTVSPALPKSRLSNHHPFKHTGLDYAGSLYVRNVYHGGSMYKAWVFLFTCTSTRALHLDLVPNASSSGCIRSLRQYFSERCIPSEIISDNGSQFIAEVTQRFSSNRGIKWHFNLEAAPWWGGMFERLVRSVKRCLKKTLHNTRLSYEELLTVLAEIQAVINNRPLTFLYENIGEQPLAPNHLLFGRKINLEASHIDSDENEKDLCQRYDHLQRIINHYWNRWKCEYLTELREYHRVGKSRVETSVRIKMLF; via the exons atgacctatttaaaaaatctagTAGAAGGTCCCGCTGCAAGTT CACAtatgaaaaaattactgaaactTGAACAGGCGAATAACTTAACTAACATAGAAACATTGCGTAATGTATTTGTCAACGTTGAGACACAAGTGAGAAGTCTGGAAAATTTAGATGTCACGTCTGAAAATTATGGTCCGCTATTAATACCAGTACTTATGTCGAAACTTCCAGAAGAGCTTAATTTAATTATTACTCGTCAATTTAACGACAAAGATTGCTGGGATATGAAGTTA CCACACGATAACAACCCGTTTTCATCATTGGCATTACCAGTTCACTATTCACATCAATCGAACCGCGATCTTCCGCACAATCAGCATAATTATCGCAATCATCAGAATAATCAGAATAATTATAGATGCATATTTTGTGACAAATCGCATAAATTACAGCAATGCCGAATAATCACTAATTTCGACGCAAGGAAAAACGTGTTACGTGACAAGAAGagatgttttgtttgtttaaaaggTGGACATTTAGCCAAGTCTTGTTATTCTAAGATTAGTTGTTTAAAGTGTTCGGGTAGACACCATGTTGTTATTTGTGATAAGAAATGGGACGTTGACCAAGGTCGTAGAGATAAAGATGAACCGAACAAGAAAAACCAGAAAATGTTGCTGGTGCCACTTCGTTGGTTACAAGCTCAAATTCGTTCGACATTCCGAGTTCCGTTATGTTGCAAACCGCTAAAGTTAAAGTTGTTAATACTACTGATCCTTCAAAAATTGTTCGATAACTGTTCCCACTTAAGTTACATATCGCCAGA GGTGCAGTTTTCAGTGATTGGTTTAGATGGAGATAAAATCAAAGTTGATTGTGAcgtgaaaaatatttgtcatccTTTAACAGGACAGAATTTGAAGAATAAACACTTGAAAGACTTACGTTTAACTGACAGTAACTGCAATAATAGAGATTTGGATGACTTGTTGGGTGCTGATAATTATTGGAAATTTTTTTATGGTAGTATAGTTCGGGGTGCGGATGGGCCAGTTGCTTTAAATTCAATGGTTGGCTACATTGTAAGTGGGCGCATAGGGTCGCGTAAACGTAGTAGAAGTGCAGTCTTGGTAGCAAATGTATTGAAGATTAGGGCTGAATTTGTCGAAGATAAGTTGGATAATCAGTTGGAAAAGTTTTGGTCCTTCGAAAACGCTGGTATCGAGAAACAACCagctgttaaaaatttttgtgaaaatgttaAATTCAGCGCGCAGACTAAACGTTATGAGGTGCGGCTGCTTTACGATGTGCTCCCTGATAATTATTGTGTTTCTTTAAAGAGACTTGAATCATTGAGgcataaattgaaaaataatcccTTATTATTGCGTAATTATAACAGTATGCTCAAAGAACAGCCTGAACAAGGTATCATTGAAAGAGTTACCAACAACGATTGTGCCAAAAGACAAGTTCACTATTTACCACACCGACCAGTCCTTCGTTATGATAAACCAAGCATCAAAGTACGCATGGTATTCGatgcaagttcaaaatcagtggGACTGGCTTTATTAAATGATTGTTT TGCCACTCTTATTAAGCATGCTGAATCATTTAATCATGTTGATCCTTTGTTTGTACAGAAGTTATTGAGTTCACTTCACGTTGATCATCTAATTTCCGGTGGCGCTACTGTTAATGCAGCACATGATTTTTACCAGAAATGTAAACAACGTCTCGCTGAAGCAAATTTCAATCTGCATAAATTTCATTCGAATTCCGAAGAGTTGGAACAATTAGTTACCAAACCCCATGTTGCATATACCGGACATGTTACCAAAGTTCTTGGTGTTTTGTGGGATAAAAAGAAAGATTCGCTCTTATTCACATTCGACGACATTTTATGGTTAGCGAAGGACATAGCGACAAAACGACAATTGATTAAATTTACCGCTTCCATTTATTACCCTCTTGGTCTTATTAACCCTATTGTTATgcgattaaaaaaacattgtttcaaaaaaaCCTGTGTAGGTAAAATTGGTTGGGACATCGAGTTGAGTGGACAGGTTTTGGACGAGTGGCGAGTTACGCACAAtgattttaaaagtgtttcacATTTGAATATACCACGATGTTACGATGGGGAGAATATTGTTGATGTACAATTGCATGGTTTTTCTGATGCTTCTTTGAAAGGTTACG TGACGTCTAAGTCGAGAATCGCGCCAATCGAACCGGTCACGATACCTCGATTGGAGCTGTATGGTGCAGTGATCTTAGCGAAGCTGGTGAAGTATGTCCGTGATGAGTTGAGTTTGGTTTATGATATTACTGTGACACGGTGTTGGATTGATTCGTCTATTATTCTATATTGgattaaaaatgttaataagaGGTATGAGGTGGTTGTCGAACGGCGAGTTGGTATCATTCGTGATTTAGTTTTACCGGACAGTTGGTTTCATGTGGAGTCAAAGGCAAATCCTGCGGATATTTTGTCGAGAGGTTGTTTGGTATCTGAGTTGGTGAATAACTTATGGTTTTCAGGACCTGATTTCTTGCGCGACACTAACATCTTAGCTTCGAGTTTTAATTTCAGTAATTTCAAGGTTGATGATGCGACTTGTTTAATTGTTGGTAACGACAAATCAGAGGAGAGCACCGAAGAAGaagttgatttaaattttatgaacaTTGCACAATATTCCAATTACACACGTTTATTGCGAATTACCGCATTGGTTTTACGATTTGTTGGAAACCTCAGAAAAAAGCGTCTTAAGGAAGAATTGGTTTTACATACATTTGTTACAAAGGACGAGCAATTGCATGCAGAAAAACTGTGGATTAAATATGCTCAAAAAGATATAATTCAACTTCCGAGTTACAAACAGTTACAAAAAGATTTACGATTTCAAAATATTGATGGTATTATTCGTTGCAAGGGACGCTTAGAAAACGCTCCTTTAGACTTTGATACTAAGTTTCCGATATTTTTACCGAAAAACAATCCTTTAACAAAGCTAGTCATTTTGCATTATCATGTTCAAGTTTTGCATAATGATTTGAAAGAAACACTTAATGCCATCAGATCGAAATTTTGGATTCCAAAAGCACGAAATTACATAAAGCAGTTAATCCGACAGTGCCATTTATGTCGTTATTACGAAGGGAAATCTTATGCGTATACTGTTTCACCAGCATTACCGAAATCACGACTATCCAATCATCATCCGTTTAAACATACTGGTCTCGACTATGCCGGATCTTTATATGTTCGAAATGTTTATCATGGTGGAAGTATGTATAAAGCTTGGGTGTTCTTATTTACTTGTACCAGTACCAGAGCTTTACACTTGGATTTAGTTCCCAATGCTTCGTCTTCAGGTTGTATTCGTAGTCTTCGCCAATATTTCAGTGAACGTTGTATTCCCTCTGAAATTATTTCTGATAATGGTAGTCAATTCATTGCCGAAGTTACGCAACGATTTTCGTCAAATCGAGGAATTAAATGGCATTTTAATTTAGAAGCCGCTCCTTGGTGGGGAGGGATGTTCGAAAGACTTGTAAGATCCGTTAAACGTTGTTTAAAGAAGACTTTACACAATACCAGATTATCGTACGAAGAACTACTGACTGTTCTAGCTGAAATTCAAGCAGTTATTAATAACAGACCGCTGACATTTTTGTATGAAAACATAGGTGAGCAACCATTAGCACCTAACCATTTACTCTTTGGGAGAAAAATTAATTTGGAAGCCTCGCATATTGATAgcgatgaaaatgaaaaagatttgtgtCAACGTTATGATCATTTGCAGCGTATCATAAACCACTATTGGAATCGATGGAAATGCGAATATTTGACAGAGTTACGCGAATATCACAGAGTTGGAAAATCACGTGTTGAAACTTCTGTTCGAATCAAGATGTTGTTTTAA